One genomic region from Campylobacter sp. RM5004 encodes:
- a CDS encoding flagellin — protein sequence MRITSSYIYSQNLNNFQRQQNLINDANNRLSSGLKISNSYEDAGMFSEGSRLVYELATFQQISEAASKAINITKNSDKAIDEMSKSLDQFKNKLIQSANEVHSDTSLNALANDLQKIRDHIVNIANTSINGQYLFSGTSIGTKPFDEKGNYFGNNENMQVLLGSNVYTEYNISGQELIKGVDNDYKKVISTNVRLVDRRYDINKPEEVHYITQDNKIRDLIGKNYLKPNNDNKELNVNDHFLDNDGARFPDTYFYVRGTKGNGESFKAKFKMEANESVGAMLTKIGELYGNTKENKVVDVTLSKNGTIEITDLKNKESQINFSMFASTAQASDFGQIYPPKPPTQAEIDAVNAAVAHNEQVTNAAAAAGKPVDPKDLMPVPTLPVIPQPVNSQRASVSDPSDLRNNDNVFVLEFTNTGNIDTSFTSDGIDYSRSLFTKKDNILSSNISQIDKNKNVATDETKLVNAAQGAIKLNPNDNTRPDSILKLEITSKNKVHYSIDFNITQGTVTANYRQNGQDRTVTMPITNVVYDHNQHISDSVKTDNKDITYKQLGDVISMFATDNIPTRDYQLVPKYPNQANSPMILNDADKAELESLLISSKNAVDVGLNERGQMTLTDKGATTTKIDLAIFDANTMNADEFDFGTDANGNPIQEGTKKGDLFNFNTNSSLIIDESHVDIIKDLDKMIEAVRNGNYRADSDNPELLKSVGIQGALKRIDHIQDHINKIHTKIGATQTSIQNSQDRANLMKVNVDQVKADVINADPAESQLMLMQATITLQATLQATAQVSKLSLLNYM from the coding sequence ATGAGAATAACAAGCTCTTATATTTACTCTCAAAATTTAAATAATTTTCAACGCCAACAAAATTTAATCAATGATGCTAATAATAGATTATCAAGTGGCTTAAAGATTTCAAATTCTTACGAAGATGCTGGTATGTTTTCAGAAGGCTCAAGACTTGTTTATGAATTAGCTACTTTTCAACAAATCAGCGAAGCTGCAAGTAAGGCTATAAATATTACTAAAAACTCGGATAAAGCAATAGATGAGATGAGTAAGTCGCTTGATCAATTTAAAAATAAATTAATTCAAAGTGCAAACGAGGTTCATTCAGATACTTCATTAAACGCTTTAGCAAATGACTTACAAAAAATAAGAGATCATATTGTAAATATTGCGAATACAAGCATTAACGGACAATACTTATTTAGTGGAACTAGCATAGGAACTAAGCCTTTTGATGAAAAAGGAAATTATTTTGGAAATAATGAAAATATGCAAGTTTTATTAGGCTCGAATGTTTATACAGAATACAATATCTCAGGTCAAGAATTAATTAAAGGTGTTGATAATGACTATAAGAAAGTTATAAGCACCAATGTTCGTTTGGTTGATAGAAGATATGATATAAATAAACCTGAAGAAGTGCATTATATAACTCAAGATAATAAAATAAGAGATTTAATAGGTAAAAACTACTTAAAACCTAATAATGATAATAAAGAATTAAATGTAAATGATCATTTTTTAGATAATGATGGAGCTAGATTTCCTGATACTTATTTTTATGTTCGTGGCACTAAAGGAAATGGAGAAAGCTTTAAGGCTAAGTTTAAAATGGAAGCAAATGAAAGCGTAGGAGCTATGCTTACTAAAATCGGCGAACTTTATGGAAATACTAAAGAAAATAAAGTAGTAGATGTTACACTTAGCAAAAATGGAACTATTGAAATCACTGATTTAAAAAACAAAGAAAGTCAAATTAATTTTTCTATGTTTGCTAGCACAGCACAAGCTAGTGACTTTGGTCAAATATATCCACCAAAACCACCTACGCAAGCAGAAATTGATGCTGTAAATGCAGCAGTAGCACATAACGAGCAAGTTACTAATGCAGCAGCTGCAGCTGGAAAACCTGTTGATCCAAAAGATTTAATGCCAGTTCCAACGCTTCCAGTAATTCCACAACCTGTAAATTCACAAAGAGCAAGTGTAAGTGATCCAAGTGATTTAAGAAATAATGATAATGTTTTTGTTTTAGAATTTACAAATACGGGTAATATTGATACTTCTTTTACTAGCGATGGAATTGATTATTCAAGGTCTTTATTTACTAAAAAAGATAATATATTAAGCTCAAATATATCTCAAATAGATAAAAATAAAAATGTAGCAACAGATGAAACAAAATTAGTAAATGCAGCTCAAGGAGCTATTAAATTAAATCCTAACGACAATACAAGACCTGATAGTATATTAAAGCTTGAAATTACTTCAAAAAATAAGGTTCATTATTCAATAGATTTTAATATCACTCAAGGAACGGTAACTGCAAATTATAGACAAAACGGACAAGATAGAACCGTAACTATGCCAATTACGAATGTTGTATATGATCATAATCAGCATATTTCAGATAGTGTTAAAACTGATAACAAAGACATAACTTACAAACAATTAGGAGATGTTATTTCTATGTTTGCTACTGATAATATTCCTACAAGAGATTATCAATTGGTTCCAAAATATCCTAATCAAGCTAATTCTCCTATGATTTTAAATGATGCAGATAAGGCTGAGTTAGAGAGTTTATTAATTAGTTCTAAAAATGCAGTTGATGTAGGGCTTAATGAAAGAGGTCAAATGACTTTAACTGATAAAGGAGCAACCACAACTAAGATAGATTTAGCTATATTTGATGCTAATACTATGAATGCTGATGAATTTGATTTCGGAACTGACGCTAATGGAAATCCTATACAAGAAGGCACTAAAAAAGGAGATTTGTTTAATTTTAATACAAACTCAAGCCTAATAATTGATGAAAGTCATGTTGATATTATTAAAGATTTAGACAAAATGATAGAAGCAGTTAGGAATGGAAATTATAGAGCAGATAGTGATAATCCAGAGTTATTAAAGAGTGTTGGTATCCAAGGTGCTTTAAAAAGAATTGACCATATACAAGATCATATCAATAAAATTCATACAAAAATAGGAGCAACTCAAACAAGTATTCAAAACTCTCAAGATAGAGCAAATTTAATGAAAGTAAATGTTGATCAAGTAAAAGCTGATGTAATTAATGCTGATCCTGCAGAAAGCCAACTTATGCTAATGCAAGCAACCATTACTTTACAAGCTACTTTACAAGCAACAGCACAAGTTTCTAAACTAAGCTTATTAAACTATATGTAA
- a CDS encoding oxaloacetate decarboxylase: protein MKAKILKEALKSNKLLVAPGAANALYARLIELAGFDVVYATGAGMANMQFGYPDIGLVSMNEMLENTKRINDATNLPVIADIDNGYGNALNVYRTAKEFSKNKIAALQLEDQQLPKRCGHFEGKKIISQEEMCSKIKACKDALEYDTLIIARTDAIAVNGFDDAIARANAYLESGADILFIEAPTSVEQMAQLPKLVKGYHIANMVEGGKTPILTNDELEKMGFNIVLYANATLKAAVKGMNDLLNHLKTTGTTANAEHLMISMKERNRICEFDKWMEIENKYKG, encoded by the coding sequence ATGAAAGCAAAAATATTAAAAGAAGCTTTAAAATCAAACAAATTATTAGTAGCACCCGGAGCTGCAAATGCTTTATATGCAAGACTTATTGAGTTAGCAGGTTTTGATGTAGTGTATGCAACGGGTGCAGGTATGGCAAATATGCAGTTTGGCTATCCTGATATAGGTTTAGTTAGCATGAATGAAATGCTAGAAAATACAAAAAGAATAAACGATGCAACAAATCTTCCCGTAATTGCAGATATAGATAATGGTTACGGAAATGCTTTAAATGTTTATAGAACTGCAAAAGAATTTTCTAAAAACAAAATAGCAGCACTTCAACTAGAAGACCAACAACTTCCTAAAAGATGTGGACATTTTGAAGGTAAAAAGATTATAAGCCAAGAAGAAATGTGTTCTAAAATTAAAGCTTGCAAAGATGCTTTAGAATACGATACTTTAATAATCGCAAGAACTGACGCTATTGCTGTAAATGGTTTTGATGATGCAATTGCTAGAGCTAATGCTTATTTAGAAAGTGGAGCTGATATATTATTTATTGAAGCGCCTACTAGTGTTGAGCAAATGGCACAATTACCAAAATTAGTAAAAGGCTATCATATAGCAAATATGGTAGAAGGTGGAAAAACTCCGATATTAACAAATGATGAATTAGAAAAAATGGGCTTTAATATAGTTCTTTATGCAAATGCAACGCTAAAAGCAGCAGTTAAGGGTATGAATGATTTATTAAATCATTTAAAAACTACTGGCACAACAGCAAATGCAGAGCATTTAATGATATCTATGAAAGAGCGCAATAGAATTTGCGAGTTTGATAAATGGATGGAAATAGAAAATAAATATAAAGGATAA
- the fliY gene encoding flagellar motor switch protein FliY, with amino-acid sequence MIDEFLGLFVNECVATIEGLTGKSAKFSSYSEFDIKNNALKPPILKAVFKSDDKEFAFLSSPVLMSAISEWMMGEEEISMNENLGNDELDASKEAINNIFSAFSTSLNAQKDLPKMNFSLESCDFLTDECDLSKFHKIYFYDVSINGLNEQVSLAMNEKAYKLLNPNSNSNKESEASASKMDLGELKNIGLIMDVKLPIRVRIGSKKMLLKDVLTMDIGSVIELDQLANDPLEILVGDKCFAEGEVVIVDGNFGVQITKIGDKKERLESLR; translated from the coding sequence ATGATTGATGAGTTTTTAGGTCTATTTGTAAATGAATGTGTAGCTACTATTGAAGGACTTACTGGAAAGAGTGCTAAGTTTAGTTCTTATAGTGAGTTTGATATTAAAAATAATGCTTTAAAACCACCTATTTTAAAAGCTGTTTTTAAAAGCGATGATAAGGAATTTGCTTTTCTTTCAAGCCCTGTTTTAATGAGTGCTATTTCTGAATGGATGATGGGCGAAGAAGAAATTTCTATGAATGAAAACTTAGGAAATGATGAGCTTGATGCAAGCAAAGAAGCTATTAATAATATATTTTCAGCATTTTCAACCTCATTAAACGCTCAAAAAGATTTACCTAAGATGAATTTTTCATTAGAATCTTGCGATTTTTTAACCGATGAATGCGACTTATCAAAATTTCATAAAATTTATTTTTATGATGTAAGTATTAATGGACTTAATGAGCAAGTTAGCTTAGCAATGAATGAAAAAGCTTACAAACTCTTAAATCCGAATTCAAATTCTAACAAAGAAAGTGAGGCAAGTGCTTCTAAAATGGACTTAGGTGAGCTTAAAAACATAGGTTTAATAATGGATGTAAAACTTCCTATTAGAGTAAGAATCGGAAGTAAAAAAATGTTATTAAAAGATGTTTTAACAATGGATATAGGTTCAGTTATAGAGCTTGATCAATTAGCAAATGACCCACTTGAGATTTTAGTAGGAGATAAATGTTTTGCTGAAGGTGAAGTTGTTATTGTAGATGGAAACTTCGGCGTTCAAATAACTAAAATCGGAGATAAAAAAGAAAGGTTAGAAAGTCTTAGATGA
- the brnQ gene encoding branched-chain amino acid transport system II carrier protein, giving the protein MTKIGKKEFYVVALMLFAMFFGAGNFILPPKLGVDSGSNFYLAILFFCVTGVALPVLGVAAVAKAGTLKELASRVNVSFAIIFVAAIYITIGPLVAIPRASTMPYEIMILPFVPSENNIYFLAFYSFIYFALNYYICLNPSTILDTLGKYLTPALLILIAVFFISAFVLAEVNIAEPNANYINHPVASAFVEGYQTMDALAALVFGISVVGALKSLGVKNKHQLSLLTIKAGLFSGVILIIVYFALGYLGYVYGNTFKDASNGAVLLSLISNDLFGSFGRFILGITALLACLTTTIGLIGSSASYFSSVTKISYKTWVIIWVVASFLLSIQGLTQILKVSIPILIAIYPIAIVLIILSLINNLINESKIIYRFSVYTAAFIGILNAIDSSSLSINEVKILTYLGIDKFLNILPFYSSMLGWIVPVIIMFIISYIIEIFSKKDSF; this is encoded by the coding sequence ATGACAAAAATAGGAAAAAAAGAATTTTATGTTGTAGCATTAATGCTATTTGCTATGTTTTTTGGTGCAGGCAACTTCATTTTACCACCAAAATTAGGAGTTGATTCAGGTAGTAATTTTTATTTAGCAATTTTATTTTTTTGTGTAACCGGAGTTGCTTTACCTGTTTTAGGTGTTGCAGCAGTTGCTAAGGCAGGAACGCTAAAAGAATTAGCTAGTAGGGTGAATGTATCGTTTGCTATCATTTTTGTAGCTGCTATTTATATTACAATAGGTCCTTTAGTAGCAATTCCAAGGGCTAGCACAATGCCTTATGAAATAATGATTTTACCATTTGTTCCTAGTGAAAATAATATATATTTTTTAGCTTTTTATAGTTTTATTTATTTTGCACTTAATTATTATATATGTTTAAATCCAAGCACTATTTTAGATACTTTAGGAAAGTATTTAACACCTGCTTTACTCATTTTAATAGCAGTATTTTTCATATCAGCTTTTGTGTTAGCAGAAGTTAATATTGCAGAACCTAATGCAAATTATATTAATCATCCTGTTGCTTCAGCTTTTGTTGAAGGTTATCAGACTATGGACGCACTTGCAGCTTTAGTTTTTGGAATTAGCGTTGTTGGTGCTTTAAAATCTTTAGGAGTAAAAAACAAACATCAATTATCATTACTTACTATAAAAGCAGGTTTGTTTTCAGGAGTTATTTTAATAATAGTTTATTTTGCTCTAGGATATTTAGGATATGTTTATGGCAATACCTTTAAAGACGCTAGTAATGGAGCTGTTTTATTATCTTTAATTAGCAATGATTTATTTGGAAGTTTTGGAAGATTTATTCTAGGAATTACAGCTTTACTTGCTTGTCTTACAACTACTATAGGATTAATTGGCTCAAGTGCTAGTTATTTTAGTAGCGTTACTAAGATTTCTTATAAAACTTGGGTTATTATTTGGGTTGTTGCTAGCTTTTTATTATCAATTCAAGGTTTAACTCAGATTTTAAAAGTTAGTATTCCTATATTAATTGCTATTTATCCTATTGCTATTGTTTTAATAATCTTATCTTTAATAAATAATTTAATAAATGAGAGCAAGATTATTTATAGATTTAGTGTTTATACCGCAGCATTTATAGGCATATTAAATGCAATTGATAGTTCAAGTTTAAGTATTAATGAAGTTAAGATTTTAACTTATTTAGGAATTGATAAATTTTTAAATATCTTGCCATTTTATTCATCAATGCTTGGCTGGATTGTTCCTGTTATTATTATGTTTATTATTTCTTACATAATTGAAATTTTTAGTAAAAAAGATAGCTTTTAA
- a CDS encoding TIGR00730 family Rossman fold protein: MKSVTIFGSARFNEDSKYYKEAFALCEVLAKNGYSITTGGGGGIMQAANKAAFLVGGVESVGINIKLPMEQKLNPYCTKSIEHSDLSLRKKALMQNDVMIVCAGGYGTLDELFEVLTLAQTKLRNYQIILYNEEFFKPLVEFFKNTLLKCGAIDEESLKIFSIANTPSEVLDLIK, translated from the coding sequence ATGAAATCAGTTACAATTTTTGGCTCTGCTAGATTTAATGAAGATAGTAAATATTATAAGGAAGCTTTTGCTTTATGTGAAGTTTTGGCAAAAAATGGCTATTCAATTACAACAGGTGGCGGTGGCGGTATTATGCAAGCTGCAAATAAGGCTGCTTTTTTAGTTGGTGGCGTTGAAAGCGTTGGAATAAATATAAAACTTCCAATGGAACAAAAGCTAAATCCATATTGCACTAAATCTATTGAACATAGTGATTTATCTTTAAGAAAAAAAGCTTTAATGCAAAATGATGTAATGATTGTTTGTGCTGGTGGATATGGAACATTAGATGAATTATTTGAAGTTTTAACCCTAGCTCAAACAAAATTAAGAAACTATCAAATCATTTTATATAATGAAGAATTTTTTAAACCTTTGGTTGAGTTTTTTAAAAATACTCTTTTAAAATGTGGTGCAATTGATGAAGAATCATTAAAAATTTTTAGCATTGCAAACACACCTAGCGAAGTTTTAGACTTAATAAAATAA
- a CDS encoding RNA polymerase sigma factor FliA: MQRRLNAYASAIKNAQDELAIKYQPALRAMAFRLKERLPASIDVNDLISVGTEELIKLARRYDDLQNDNFWGYARKRVYGSMLDFLRSLDTLSRNNRKIVKDVEKLINDYINDNDEEPSDEYLANELGIDIEKIKEARIANSISYVIPLDEQLEVLSNEDTNERLDRENLLEQISEILETLNEREQLIIQLYFYEELSLKEISEILQVSESRVCQLQTRVINTLRKRLMNG; this comes from the coding sequence ATGCAAAGGCGGCTTAATGCTTACGCTAGTGCTATAAAAAACGCACAAGATGAGCTAGCGATAAAATATCAACCTGCTTTAAGGGCTATGGCTTTTAGACTAAAGGAGCGTTTGCCTGCTAGTATTGATGTAAATGACTTAATTAGCGTTGGAACTGAAGAATTAATTAAGTTAGCAAGAAGATATGATGATTTGCAAAATGATAATTTTTGGGGTTATGCAAGAAAAAGAGTATATGGCTCTATGCTTGATTTTTTAAGAAGTCTTGATACTTTAAGTAGAAATAATAGAAAAATCGTAAAAGATGTAGAAAAACTAATAAATGATTATATAAATGATAATGATGAAGAACCAAGTGATGAATATTTAGCTAATGAATTAGGTATAGATATTGAAAAGATAAAAGAAGCAAGAATTGCTAATTCTATTAGCTATGTTATTCCACTTGATGAACAATTAGAAGTTCTTAGCAATGAAGATACAAACGAAAGGCTTGATAGAGAAAATTTATTAGAGCAAATTAGTGAAATTTTAGAAACGTTAAATGAAAGAGAACAATTAATAATTCAATTATATTTTTATGAAGAACTTAGTTTAAAAGAAATTAGTGAGATTTTGCAAGTTAGCGAATCAAGGGTTTGTCAATTGCAAACAAGAGTGATTAATACATTAAGAAAAAGGCTAATGAATGGCTGA
- the fliM gene encoding flagellar motor switch protein FliM produces MADILSQEEIDALLNSVDSTDVVTEAKKENDERQIIIYDFKRPNRVSKEQLRAVKGIHDKLARSLATQISQIMRSMVEIKLHSVDQMTYGEFLMSLPNPTSFNVFSIKPLDGTCVLEINPSIAFPMIDKLLGGAGEGSEKNRELTDIEINLLDSILRIMMSKLKESWSIITDMYPSVEAKESSPSVVQIVSQNEIVIMVVMELTIGNNSGMINICYPVIYLEPILGRLANRDVILGETSAKKSRNKEIKTLVGRADMIYEVILGKAFISVEEFLGLENGNIIKLNRNADDKAIVSVDGKDVFLAQFGIHRYQKSIKILDLIKTDKDEVKNILETYELERKTKAAEFDKVVEIQEESAMEDEDNIND; encoded by the coding sequence ATGGCTGATATTTTATCTCAAGAAGAAATAGACGCTCTACTTAACTCCGTTGATTCAACCGATGTTGTAACGGAAGCAAAGAAAGAAAACGATGAAAGACAAATAATAATATATGATTTTAAGCGTCCTAATCGTGTTAGTAAAGAGCAACTTCGTGCAGTAAAAGGCATTCATGATAAATTAGCAAGAAGCCTTGCAACTCAAATTTCACAAATAATGAGATCAATGGTTGAAATCAAGCTTCATTCGGTTGATCAAATGACTTATGGTGAGTTTTTGATGTCTTTACCTAATCCTACTAGCTTTAACGTATTTTCAATAAAGCCTTTAGATGGAACTTGCGTTTTAGAAATAAATCCAAGTATTGCCTTTCCTATGATTGATAAATTATTAGGCGGAGCAGGTGAAGGTAGCGAAAAAAATAGAGAATTAACAGATATTGAAATCAACTTACTTGATAGTATTTTAAGAATTATGATGAGTAAGCTTAAAGAAAGCTGGTCAATAATTACTGATATGTATCCTAGCGTAGAAGCTAAAGAAAGTAGCCCAAGCGTTGTTCAAATAGTAAGCCAAAATGAAATCGTAATAATGGTTGTTATGGAGCTTACCATAGGAAATAATAGTGGTATGATTAATATATGCTATCCTGTAATTTATCTTGAGCCTATATTAGGACGCCTTGCAAATCGTGATGTTATTTTAGGCGAAACAAGTGCTAAAAAAAGTAGAAATAAAGAGATAAAAACCCTTGTTGGCCGTGCTGATATGATATATGAAGTTATTTTAGGCAAGGCTTTTATTAGTGTTGAAGAGTTTTTAGGTCTTGAAAATGGTAATATTATTAAATTAAATAGAAATGCAGATGATAAGGCTATTGTAAGTGTTGATGGAAAAGATGTGTTTTTAGCTCAATTTGGAATACATAGATACCAAAAATCAATAAAGATTTTAGATTTAATTAAAACAGATAAAGATGAGGTTAAAAATATTCTTGAAACTTACGAACTAGAGCGTAAGACTAAGGCTGCAGAATTTGATAAGGTTGTAGAAATTCAAGAAGAATCGGCTATGGAAGATGAGGATAATATAAATGATTGA
- a CDS encoding DNA translocase FtsK — MKKELIFIFTAFILFYLSFGLFLPEANGIFIVSSYFNKALRFCFGKLSYIFFIAFIGAFLYIYNPFKVALKYTMNIFCILLILALPFANVFNLGLISILGWVNIILFLLLVFVLIYCNYSFIYALFNKKYDFKNLFKLKEKPKTIKKEEKPKKQTKTSAKEEILSDLGDIRFVKSPKVEKEIIDEKTKINFTNDKGVSVSEPKIVLEPLINKINDKDEIKIIKKPQVEEKIQEIEENEIHISNSSTFNDVVVVAENESQSFVPKSSKKVEILSELAENKAILSELELGAVEIPKDFELPSVELLDKAKTTEIIINEDELDEKINELLAKLKHFKIDGDVVKTYWGPVVTTFEFRPAADVKLSKISGLADDLAMALKATSIRIQAPIPGKDVVGIEIPNKTSQTINIRTIFEDELFAKSKSKLTIALGKDIVGNTFVTDLKRLPHLLIAGTTGSGKSVGINAMILSLLYRNSPRTLRFLMIDPKMLEFSMYNDIPHLLTPVITRAEKATLALKNMVAEMERRYELMASVQTKNIESFNEKAPKIGLEPFAYIVIIIDELADLMMTSGKEVEVYIARLAQMARAAGIHLIVATQRPSVDVITGLIKANLPSRLSYKVGTGVDSKVILDSKGAESLLGRGDSLFTPPGTSQIVRLHAPFASEEEIIKVVEHLKKQEKANYDESILQDSSYTQTYVKSDNDNVDELFNEAVRIMQESGKTSISYIQRQLNIGYNRAANIVEQCEKQGILSEPNAKGVRTLL, encoded by the coding sequence ATGAAAAAAGAACTTATATTTATTTTTACTGCATTTATATTATTTTATTTAAGTTTCGGGTTATTTTTACCCGAAGCTAATGGGATTTTTATTGTTAGTTCATATTTTAATAAAGCTTTAAGATTTTGTTTTGGAAAGTTATCTTATATATTTTTTATAGCTTTTATAGGAGCGTTTTTATATATTTATAATCCTTTTAAAGTGGCTTTAAAATATACTATGAATATATTTTGTATTTTGCTTATTTTGGCTTTACCTTTTGCTAATGTTTTTAATTTAGGTTTAATTAGTATTCTTGGTTGGGTTAATATTATTTTATTTCTTTTATTAGTTTTTGTTTTGATATATTGTAATTATTCTTTTATATATGCCTTATTTAATAAAAAATACGATTTTAAAAATCTTTTTAAGTTAAAAGAAAAACCAAAAACAATCAAAAAAGAAGAAAAGCCTAAAAAACAAACTAAAACAAGTGCAAAAGAAGAGATTTTAAGTGATTTAGGCGATATTAGATTTGTAAAATCTCCTAAAGTAGAAAAAGAAATAATAGATGAAAAAACAAAGATTAATTTTACAAACGATAAGGGCGTAAGCGTAAGTGAGCCAAAAATTGTGTTAGAGCCTTTAATTAATAAAATCAATGATAAAGATGAAATCAAAATAATTAAAAAACCACAAGTAGAAGAAAAAATTCAAGAAATAGAAGAAAACGAAATTCATATTTCAAATTCTAGCACCTTTAACGATGTTGTAGTGGTTGCTGAAAACGAAAGCCAGAGTTTTGTTCCAAAATCTAGTAAAAAAGTAGAAATTTTAAGCGAATTAGCAGAAAACAAAGCTATCTTAAGTGAGCTTGAACTTGGTGCAGTAGAAATCCCTAAAGATTTTGAATTACCAAGCGTAGAATTATTAGACAAGGCTAAAACAACAGAAATCATAATAAATGAAGATGAACTTGATGAAAAGATTAATGAGCTTTTAGCAAAATTAAAGCATTTTAAGATTGATGGAGATGTGGTTAAAACCTACTGGGGTCCTGTGGTTACTACATTTGAGTTTAGACCTGCTGCTGATGTAAAACTTAGTAAAATTTCAGGCCTAGCAGATGATTTGGCAATGGCGCTTAAAGCAACAAGCATTAGAATTCAAGCACCAATTCCAGGAAAAGATGTAGTAGGTATTGAAATCCCAAATAAGACTTCACAAACAATAAATATTAGAACTATTTTTGAAGATGAATTATTTGCAAAAAGCAAAAGTAAATTAACAATAGCTTTAGGTAAAGACATAGTTGGAAATACCTTTGTAACCGACTTAAAACGCTTACCGCATTTATTAATTGCAGGAACAACAGGAAGTGGAAAAAGCGTTGGAATTAATGCTATGATTTTAAGTCTTTTATATAGAAATAGCCCAAGAACTTTAAGGTTTTTGATGATTGACCCTAAAATGCTTGAGTTTTCAATGTATAACGATATTCCACACTTGCTAACTCCAGTAATTACAAGAGCAGAAAAAGCTACCTTAGCTTTAAAAAATATGGTTGCAGAAATGGAGCGAAGGTATGAGCTAATGGCTAGCGTTCAGACAAAAAACATTGAAAGCTTTAACGAAAAAGCTCCTAAAATAGGACTTGAGCCTTTTGCTTATATTGTAATTATTATTGATGAATTGGCTGATTTGATGATGACTAGTGGAAAAGAAGTAGAAGTTTATATCGCAAGACTTGCACAAATGGCAAGAGCAGCAGGAATTCATCTAATAGTAGCAACGCAACGCCCTAGCGTAGATGTTATAACAGGGCTTATTAAGGCAAATTTACCTAGTAGATTAAGCTATAAGGTTGGAACGGGAGTTGATAGTAAGGTTATTTTAGATTCTAAAGGTGCTGAGAGCTTACTTGGTCGTGGAGATAGCTTATTTACCCCACCAGGAACAAGTCAAATAGTAAGGCTTCATGCTCCATTTGCTAGTGAAGAAGAAATAATTAAAGTTGTAGAACATTTAAAAAAGCAAGAAAAAGCAAATTATGATGAAAGTATTTTGCAAGATTCAAGCTACACTCAAACCTATGTAAAAAGCGATAATGATAATGTTGATGAATTATTTAATGAAGCCGTAAGGATAATGCAAGAGAGTGGAAAAACAAGTATTTCTTATATCCAACGCCAATTAAACATAGGTTACAATAGAGCTGCTAATATTGTAGAGCAATGCGAAAAGCAAGGAATTTTGAGCGAACCTAACGCAAAAGGCGTTAGAACACTTTTATAA